The genomic region ATTTTTCATTTAAAAAAGTTAAACCCGCAGGGTTAAAGAAAACCAATTCAGAAGAATTGATAACGGCAACACCGGTATGTCCCATGGCAAGTTGTTTTTGTCCTTGCAGGGCAATGCGGTAACCTCCAGCATAAGTAAGGGCACTAGTAAGCAAAACCATCGCCAAAAGCGTAATTTTTTTCATTTATTTAATGTTTTGAATTGTGAATATTAGCACCTCAAATTTAAAACAATATTATTCATATGCAATTTTGAGGGTATTGATATTTTAAATTCAATAAAAAATTAACATTTATTGCTTTAGGAAGCTACTTGATTTCTCAAAAAATTGCTCGGGATTTTCAGCATGAAGCCAGTGGCCTGCGTTATCAATGGTTTCTACGGTGGCCTGTGGAAAATGTGTTTTTATAATTTCAGTGTCGTTTGGCGAGATGTATTCTGATTTTGAGCCTCTTAGAAAAAGTGTTTTTCCGGGGAACGTTTTTTGAGATGGAAGAGCTTCGCCAATCTCGTCTTGGGCTTCGCTCAATACCGGAAGGTTAAATCTAAAAGCGAGGGTTTCCTTATCTTTCCAATAAAGGTTTTTAAGTAAAAACTGCCGTGTCCCCCAGTCGGAGATATATTTGGATAATTCTTCGTCGGCATCGCTGCGGGATGAAATGCTACTAAAATCCAAGGCCTGCAGACCGTTAATGATGGTTTGGTGATGTGGAGGGTAATATTTGGGTGCAATATCGGCAATTAATAATCTTTCAACGGATGAAGGATTGGTAACAGCTAAAAGCATCGCCACTTTTCCGCCCATGGAATGCCCGATTAGGTTTGCTTTGCCTAGTTTTTTTTCTGAAATGTATGTAAGCACGTCTTCTACCATCAATTCGTAGGAAAACTCATTGGAATGAAAACTTTTACCGTGATTTCGTAGGTCGAGCAAGTGAACTTCAAAACCTTCATCTGCATATTTGTTGCCAAGGGTTTTCCAATTGTCTGACATCCCTAAAAAACCATGTAAAATAAGTAAAGGTTCTCCACTGCCGAGTATTTTTGATTTTAGTAATTGCATATTCTGATCTAAAAATTTAAAATTAGGGGTTAGCCTTTTTTGTTTTCATGTATTGCATTTAGCACTCAACCCTTTTGGGCGCGAAAAGCATTACTTTAATTTTTGAAGGTACATCTGCACTACGTTCTCCAAGCCTAAATAAAGAGATTCGGCAATAAGCGCATGGCCTATGGAAACTTCCAGTAGGTTAGGGATGTTTTGTTTAAAATAAGCAGTGTTTTCTAAATTAAGATCATGCCCCGCGTTAATCCCCAGTCCCACTTCATTGGCTACCAAGGCAGCTTCTGTGTAAGGTTTAATTCCGTCTTTGTTTCCTTTTTCAAATTCACTGGCATAAGCCTCCGTGTACAATTCAATTCGGTCTGTACCTGTTTTGGCAGCTCCTTCCACCATTTTAGCTACCGGATCAACAAATATGGAGGTTCGAATTTTGTTCGCTTTGAATTCAGCAATAACATCTACCAAGAAATCTTTGTGTTTTAGGGTATCCCAGCCGGCATTAGACGTAATGGCATCTACAGCGTCTGGAACCAATGTTACCTGCGTAGGCTTTACTTCCAGAACAAGATCCATAAAGCTTTTTATAGGATTGCCTTCAATATTGTATTCTGTGTAAACAACTTCTGGCAACTCCCTAGCATCTTGGTAGCGAATATGCCGTTCATCGGGGCGTGGGTGAATAGTGATGCCTTCAGCACCAAATTCTTGTATGTCTTTAGCAGTTTTAAGGAGATTGGGCACATTACCGCCTCTAGAGTTTCTAAGGGTGGCAATTTTATTGATGTTAACGCTTAGCTTCGTCATAAAAATTTTATTATAATGATAGTACAAAAATACGAAGTGAACCATAGTACAACAAGTTATTGAGCCATATAAAGGCAAAAACAATAAATTGTTCGTCTAAAGCATTGAAGTAATAAATTCTTACTTCGTAGCACAACCCTGCTTAAATGTGCTATAAATTGATTAATTTGCCAAAGAAATAAGTTAATTATGAATATACATTCTTACATAAATAACGATATCCTTCCATTATTGCCAAATTACCCGGTAAAAATGGTGCGAGGGATGTTTTCCGACTGTACTAACACGCATATTCCAGTAGTGGAAGACAATCATCTTTTGGGCAATATTTCTGAAGATGACGTGCAAGGGTTCGATCCCGATAAGAAAGTAAGTGATTACCTGTATGCGCTAGATCTCTTTTTTGTTTATAAAAACACAAACTGGCTGGATGTTTTGGAGGCTTTTGCAAAATACAATGCGAATGTACTGCCTATATTGGATGAAAATAAAATATATGTGGGGTATTACGATTTGATCGATATTATGAGTTTGTTCAAGGAAACGCCTTTTTTAAATGAGCCCGGCGGTATTTTAATTGTGGAAAGGGGAAGTTCGGACTATTCCTTTAGCGAAATCTCTCAAATTGTAGAAAGTAACGACGGTAAATTATTGGGTGCTTTTATTTCTGAAAGTCAAGATGATGTGGTAGAAATAACCATGAAGATTGGAGGTATTGGCCTTAATAAAATTATACAGACGTTTAGACGCTATAGTTATAATATAGTGGCCGGAAATGAAGAGGATTCTTATTTGGAAGGCTTAAAAAAACGGTCGGATTACCTAGATAGGTTCTTGAAAATATAGAACTCAATCCTTTCAATTAATATCTTAATTTCAGCATTAAATAATAGCGAATGAAAGTTGGTGTTTACGGTCAGTATTATAAAGAAGATTCAGAAGAGTACATTCTCAAACTGCTTGAAGTTTTAAAGCGAAATGATGCAGAAGTGCATATCGAAGCAGGGTATCTCGACCAAATAAGGGAACCATTAGAAGTTAAAGAGGAATACGAAACCTTTGCCGTTTTCGAAGATTTAGATAATTCCTTCGATATTTTTTTTAGCGTTGGGGGCGATGGAACCATGCTACGCACCGTATTATTCGTGAGGGATTTGGACATTCCAATCCTCGGGATAAATGTGGGGAGATTGGGTTTCTTGGCGACCGTTCAAAAAGATAATTTAGAAAAATCGGTCGAAGAAGTTTTGGTAAATGGCTTTAAAGTGAAAGAAAGGGCTCTGCTGCAAATCACCAATACCACGGTAGAAAACCAAACCGAAGTAAATTTTGCTTTAAATGAAATAGCAGTAAGCAGAAAGAATACCACCTCGATGATTACCATAGCAACTTGGCTGGATGGGGAATATTTAACTTCTTATTGGGCAGATGGTCTTATTGTGGCCACACCCACAGGTTCTACAGGATATTCTTTAAGTTGCAATGGCCCTGTAATTGCCCCTAGCACAGATGCTTTTGTGTTAACACCCATAGCACCACACAATTTAAACGCCCGACCTTTGGTAATTCCTGATAAAACTAAAATAAAGCTAAAGGTTTCCGGGAGGGAAGATAGCTTTTTGGTTTCCTTAGACTCTAGAATTGCCACCTTAAAAAACGAAACAGATATTTTTATTGAACGAGCCCCATTTAATATAAAGTTAGTTGACCTGGAAGATGAAAGTTTTTTAAAAACACTGCGCAATAAACTATTATGGGGTGAAGATCGTCGTAATTAACCCTATGAAAACAATAAAATCCCACAAATTTTGTTTAAGTAGCACATTCATTATAATGATATTACCCATAAAATATCATAATGTATATATTTGCAAACTTTAAAACCTATGAATTTTAGAATCTTAACCGTTGCGATTATGTTAATTACCACAATGTCTTCTGCTCAAATGTTTGAGGTAGGAGCGTTTGTGGGAGGAAGTAATTATATAGGAGATGTAGGGTCTTCTAGGTATATTAACCCCAACGGTTTTGCCGCAGGTGGAGTTTTTAAATGGAATGTGAGTCAGCGTTATGCGTACAGGGCTTCTTTTACATTTTCCACACTTCATGCTGCCGATAGGGATTCTAATAATTCTGCCAGGCAACAACGCGATTATAGTTTTTCCAATGGAGTATTGGAAGGTTCTATCGGGATGGAATTCAATTTTATTGAATTTGATCTAAGTGACTTTTCAAGGTCTGTTACACCCTATTTATATGGGGGGGCATCGGTAATTTTACATGATGAATTATATTATGTTACCAATAATGCTCAAGTATCTGGAGAAAAAACTACATTTGCAATCCCTATGGCAATAGGTGTTAAGGGTAAAATAGGCACTCGTTTTGTTCTAGCAGCAGAAGTTGGTGCCCGCTATACCTTTACAGACAATTTAGACGGAAGCAATCCTAACACGCTTCTGCCTAACAATGATGATTTGAAGTTTGGAAATATCTTTAGCGACGACTGGTACGTTTTCTCGGGGCTTACGCTTACGTATACCTTTGGTAAAAGACCATGTTACAGCTGTTATGATTAATGAGTAATGAATGAAGAGTTAATTAATAAGGAAAATCTACCGAAACATATAGCCATTATCATGGATGGTAATGGGAGATGGGCTAAACAACAAGGGAAACTTAGGATTTTTGGTCATGAGAATGGTGCAAAAGCCGTTAAAGAAGTTGTGGAAGGTAGTGCCAAAGTAGGTGTAAAAAATTTAACATTGTACGCCTTTTCTACTGAAAATTGGAGCCGTCCGAAATTGGAGGTGGAAACCTTAATGAAATTACTCGTGTCTTCGCTTAAAAAAGAACTTCACACTTTATTGGAAAACGACATACGTTTACATGCCATTGGAATGCTCGAAACGTTGCCTAAAAAAGCCCAAAAAGAACTTTTAGAGGTTATCGAGAAAACCAAAAACAATAAAAGAATGACCCTTACTTTGGCATTGAGTTATGGGGCCCGTGAAGAGTTGAAAAATGCTGTGGTACAGCTCTGTACTAAAGTTAAAAATAATATAATTTCTATTGATGCTATTGACGAATCAATAATTAATAATCATCTTTACACGCAAGATTTGCCAGATGTAGACCTGTTGATAAGAACCAGCGGAGAGCATAGAATAAGTAATTTCTTACTTTGGCAAATTGCTTACGCCGAGTTGTATTTCACGGAAACACTGTGGCCAGATTTTACCAAAGAACATTTATGGGAAGCAATAATAAACTATCAAAATAGAGAACGGAGATTTGGAAAGACGAGCGAACAACTTAACTAAAAATATCATGTTGAAGCGATATTTAGGTATTTTTTTACTACTACTAACTTTTACAAACTACACTGCCGCTCAAGAAACTACTTTTGATAAAGGAAAGAGGTATATCCTCGGTGGAATTGAGGTTACAGGGGTAAAAAGTTTTAATAAACAAACAGTAATTACATATACAGGACTGCGCACAGGCCAAGAAATTACAGTTCCCGGAGAAGAAATTAGTGATGTTATTAATAAACTTTGGAGTTTAAACCTCTTCAGTGATATTAATATCTACAAAACGCGCGTAGAAGGGGACAAAATTTTCCTGGAATTGAATGTGGTAGAACTACCAACGCTTTCCGATGTTAAAATAACCGGTATCAAGAAAAAGAAAATCGACGATATCGAAAAAGACGCCGATCTTAAAAAAGGGAAAAAAGTTACCGAAAGTTTTATAACAGACACCAGAAACTATTTGGTGAACAAGTATAAAAAAGAAGGATACCTAAACACAAAGGTAAATATCAATACCATTCCAGATACTACGGAAGCAAATGCCGTTAAAATGGTGGTAGGGATCGACCGTGGGGAGAAGGTAAAGATCAAAGACATTAATTTTGATGGCAACGAACAGCTAAGTGATAAAAAGCTTAAGGGTGCCATGAAAAACACCAAAGAAAAATTCTTTGGGCGTTTCTGGAAAAAATCTAAGTTTATCCCAGAAGATTTTGAAACCGATCTTACTTCTATTGTAGATGCTTACAAAGAGCGAGGTTATAGAGACGCACGTATTACCAAAGATTCCATTATTTACAATGATGATAACACAATCGATATCCAAATTGATTTACAAGAGGGAGATCGCTATTATTTTGGAAATATTGATTTTGTTGGAAATGCAGCGTATACAGATGAGTTCTTAAGCAGGTATTTAGGCTTGAGCAAAGGGGATGTCTATAACGGGGTTTTGTTTGATAAACGTATCGACGACCAAACCAAACCAGACGGTAGAACCATTACCAATTTATACCAAAATAACGGATATCTTTTCTCACAAATAAATCCGGTTGAGGTTTCTGCTAAAAACGATACGATTGATTTTGAGATTAGAATTGTAGAAGGGAAATTGGCTTACTTTAATAACGTGACTGTTTCTGGAAACGATAAAACCAACGACCACGTAATATACCGAGAGCTTAGAACAAAGCCCGGGGAATTATATTCTAAAGACAATGTGGTGCGAACCATTAGGGAATTAGGGCAATTGGGGTATTTCGATCCAGAAAGTATCAGTCCAGAAATTTTAGATCCAAATCCACAAGCGGGAACCGTAGGTATCAACTATGCGGTTGAAGAAAAGGGATCCAGCCAGATTGAACTACAAGGTGGTTATGGTGGTGGAGGTTTTATAGGTACGTTGGGACTTTCCTTTAACAACTTTTCCATAAGAAATATATTTAATAAGGAAGCATATAAACCTGTGCCTATGGGAGACGGACAACGTTTGTCTTTACGTCTTCAGGCGAGTAGATTTTTCCAAACCTATAGTTTTTCATTTACAGAGCCTTGGATGGGAGGTAAAAAGCCAGTGCAGTTCTCTACCTCGCTTTCAAGAACGCTTCAGTTTAGGTACAACCCTAGAACTGGAGATGCCGATAAAGATCAGCGTTTTGTAATTACAGGGGCCACCGTTGGTTTGGCGAAACGTTTGCAATGGCCAGATAACTACTTTCAGCTATCGCATGCGTTGAGTTTTCAGCATTACGACCTTCAAAACTATAACACTTCATTGTTTACGTTTGGAGATGGATATTCAAACAACTTAGCGTATACCATTGCGCTTTCTAGAAATAATACATCGGTGAATCCGATATTCCCAATGGCAGGTTCCAACTTTAATATAAGCTTGAAATTGAGTCCGCCTTATTCATTGTTTAACGGAATTGACTATGCCAATTTAGGGGACGATCCAGAATACCAAAGGATAAATTCCCAGAACGAAGTTGTGCCAGATCAACCAAAAATCGATCAGGAAAAATACAAATGGCTGGAATTTTATAAAGTTGAATTCAGTGGAGATTGGTACACAAACTTAGTGGCAAAATTGGTATTGAAAACAAGTGCGCAATTTGGTTTCTTAGGGGCTTACAACGACGATAGAGGGGTAATTCCTTTCGAGCGATTCTTTTTAGGAGGAGATGGTTTAGGTAATTTTACACTTGATGGTAGAGAGAATATTGCTTTGCGAGGGTATCCAAACCAAT from Galbibacter sp. BG1 harbors:
- a CDS encoding isoprenyl transferase — protein: MNEELINKENLPKHIAIIMDGNGRWAKQQGKLRIFGHENGAKAVKEVVEGSAKVGVKNLTLYAFSTENWSRPKLEVETLMKLLVSSLKKELHTLLENDIRLHAIGMLETLPKKAQKELLEVIEKTKNNKRMTLTLALSYGAREELKNAVVQLCTKVKNNIISIDAIDESIINNHLYTQDLPDVDLLIRTSGEHRISNFLLWQIAYAELYFTETLWPDFTKEHLWEAIINYQNRERRFGKTSEQLN
- a CDS encoding CBS domain-containing protein codes for the protein MNIHSYINNDILPLLPNYPVKMVRGMFSDCTNTHIPVVEDNHLLGNISEDDVQGFDPDKKVSDYLYALDLFFVYKNTNWLDVLEAFAKYNANVLPILDENKIYVGYYDLIDIMSLFKETPFLNEPGGILIVERGSSDYSFSEISQIVESNDGKLLGAFISESQDDVVEITMKIGGIGLNKIIQTFRRYSYNIVAGNEEDSYLEGLKKRSDYLDRFLKI
- a CDS encoding DUF6089 family protein, producing the protein MNFRILTVAIMLITTMSSAQMFEVGAFVGGSNYIGDVGSSRYINPNGFAAGGVFKWNVSQRYAYRASFTFSTLHAADRDSNNSARQQRDYSFSNGVLEGSIGMEFNFIEFDLSDFSRSVTPYLYGGASVILHDELYYVTNNAQVSGEKTTFAIPMAIGVKGKIGTRFVLAAEVGARYTFTDNLDGSNPNTLLPNNDDLKFGNIFSDDWYVFSGLTLTYTFGKRPCYSCYD
- a CDS encoding NAD kinase, producing MKVGVYGQYYKEDSEEYILKLLEVLKRNDAEVHIEAGYLDQIREPLEVKEEYETFAVFEDLDNSFDIFFSVGGDGTMLRTVLFVRDLDIPILGINVGRLGFLATVQKDNLEKSVEEVLVNGFKVKERALLQITNTTVENQTEVNFALNEIAVSRKNTTSMITIATWLDGEYLTSYWADGLIVATPTGSTGYSLSCNGPVIAPSTDAFVLTPIAPHNLNARPLVIPDKTKIKLKVSGREDSFLVSLDSRIATLKNETDIFIERAPFNIKLVDLEDESFLKTLRNKLLWGEDRRN
- a CDS encoding alpha/beta fold hydrolase, coding for MQLLKSKILGSGEPLLILHGFLGMSDNWKTLGNKYADEGFEVHLLDLRNHGKSFHSNEFSYELMVEDVLTYISEKKLGKANLIGHSMGGKVAMLLAVTNPSSVERLLIADIAPKYYPPHHQTIINGLQALDFSSISSRSDADEELSKYISDWGTRQFLLKNLYWKDKETLAFRFNLPVLSEAQDEIGEALPSQKTFPGKTLFLRGSKSEYISPNDTEIIKTHFPQATVETIDNAGHWLHAENPEQFFEKSSSFLKQ
- a CDS encoding pyridoxine 5'-phosphate synthase; its protein translation is MTKLSVNINKIATLRNSRGGNVPNLLKTAKDIQEFGAEGITIHPRPDERHIRYQDARELPEVVYTEYNIEGNPIKSFMDLVLEVKPTQVTLVPDAVDAITSNAGWDTLKHKDFLVDVIAEFKANKIRTSIFVDPVAKMVEGAAKTGTDRIELYTEAYASEFEKGNKDGIKPYTEAALVANEVGLGINAGHDLNLENTAYFKQNIPNLLEVSIGHALIAESLYLGLENVVQMYLQKLK
- the bamA gene encoding outer membrane protein assembly factor BamA, translating into MLKRYLGIFLLLLTFTNYTAAQETTFDKGKRYILGGIEVTGVKSFNKQTVITYTGLRTGQEITVPGEEISDVINKLWSLNLFSDINIYKTRVEGDKIFLELNVVELPTLSDVKITGIKKKKIDDIEKDADLKKGKKVTESFITDTRNYLVNKYKKEGYLNTKVNINTIPDTTEANAVKMVVGIDRGEKVKIKDINFDGNEQLSDKKLKGAMKNTKEKFFGRFWKKSKFIPEDFETDLTSIVDAYKERGYRDARITKDSIIYNDDNTIDIQIDLQEGDRYYFGNIDFVGNAAYTDEFLSRYLGLSKGDVYNGVLFDKRIDDQTKPDGRTITNLYQNNGYLFSQINPVEVSAKNDTIDFEIRIVEGKLAYFNNVTVSGNDKTNDHVIYRELRTKPGELYSKDNVVRTIRELGQLGYFDPESISPEILDPNPQAGTVGINYAVEEKGSSQIELQGGYGGGGFIGTLGLSFNNFSIRNIFNKEAYKPVPMGDGQRLSLRLQASRFFQTYSFSFTEPWMGGKKPVQFSTSLSRTLQFRYNPRTGDADKDQRFVITGATVGLAKRLQWPDNYFQLSHALSFQHYDLQNYNTSLFTFGDGYSNNLAYTIALSRNNTSVNPIFPMAGSNFNISLKLSPPYSLFNGIDYANLGDDPEYQRINSQNEVVPDQPKIDQEKYKWLEFYKVEFSGDWYTNLVAKLVLKTSAQFGFLGAYNDDRGVIPFERFFLGGDGLGNFTLDGRENIALRGYPNQSLSGVDGSTVYNKFSMELRYPITLKPTASIYALSFLEGGAAYEDFQTYNPFNLKRSAGAGVRIFMPAFGLLGIDFGYGFDPIPGRIEPSGWQTHFIIGQQF